Within Planococcus citri chromosome 2, ihPlaCitr1.1, whole genome shotgun sequence, the genomic segment CCAACTAACCAAGGAATGTTTAGCTTTTGTTCAAGATTGTAATTCCTTTCCATTACCTACGTGTACCTACttcatcataattatttttgcaCGAGCTAATTAATTTTCTTCGTTTCTCGTATATTTTAgcttacaattttattttaagcaCTTGCATAATAGctactgaaaacaaaaaaattgaatgtaggCACTACATACATATCTAAATTAACGTAAGTTTCGGTTGTCGCGTCAGATGTTCTACATTTAAAACTTCATTACCATACCGTAACATGTTAATTAtgtacaaaacaaattttctttagcgaataggtataggtaataagAGTATTCTTTCAAATTGTAACTGTCTATATTGCTTTCAATGCTCGCTTCAGTTTTCAAACAACACCATTCACGAACTCACTCAACGTTGTATCTAGTATCTAGttatctacctatttaaaaagtgTACAGGTGGATTcggtaaattgatgaaatgtatTTCTTCAGtatatttttggtgatattttgtACATCTGGAACAACTCATGTTAGCACATTATCGTCAGAAGATGAATTGGATTGGTGGCAGAAATCTGTCATCTATCAGATTTATCCCAGGTCCTTCAAGGATAGTGATTCCAACGGAATTGGTGACTTGAAAGGTGAGCAATAATTTCAGTAGCAACCTAGCAGATATTAATATTCAAAACGAaactaaattcaaaataaattcaatgtTTTCACATAGGGATTGAGGAAAAAGCAGAATACTTCAAAGATTTAGGTGTGGGTGCAATATGGCTATCTCCAATATTTAAATCGCCAATGGTGGATATGGGATTTGATGTTTCAGATTTCAAATCAATAGATCCTGTTTTTGGAACGATGGCTGATTTTGAATCATTGCGGGACAAATTGCATTCTTTTGGTAAGTAAATTATGGTTCCAATCTGAAAGTCGAAAGGCGCTCACGTATGCaataaagaattgaaattgaatcatcTAGGTATTAGTACAGGATTTCTGAAAAacccatttttgaaagcttaatTTTCCACGACTCTCAgagtaaatgaattttgaggAATTCTGCATAATATTGATTCAAACTTAAATGGTAGCGTtaataaattccaattttgttcaatttgttttcaaaaaaaaaaaaaaatcaaaatctttaaaACTTATTTAAATGATGGTACGCTTGTTTACTTTTTAGTGAGCActtcattggaaaatttttatttctaaaaccACAAAACGACAGttgaaaattaagtattttaatTTATGTACTTCACTAATAACTCGAATTCCTAACATACATATTAATTACTTATGTGTACTGATGGAAATAacataaattattcaaacaaaaGGAATAAAATTGATTCTGGATTTCGTACCAAATCACAGCAGTGACGAACACAACTGGTTCATCAAATCAGTGCAGAGAATTGAACCATATACAGATTACTACGTTTGGCAAGATCCAAAAGCTTGGATTAATGAAACTACACCTGTTCCTCCAAGCAACTGGGTACAGTAAACCATCATAATTGATATTCACGTTCACAATAcataatacctattttatgaaaaacaaaataaataacacaTGTTCGCAAAAAAGTAGATTTCAAGACATCCCATCTAATTGCATAAGTTGCGGTTGCGCAGGTAGGTCCATTTGAACAATCTATGTGGACGTACCACCCAAAAAGAAA encodes:
- the LOC135838221 gene encoding maltase 1-like → MYFFSIFLVIFCTSGTTHVSTLSSEDELDWWQKSVIYQIYPRSFKDSDSNGIGDLKGIEEKAEYFKDLGVGAIWLSPIFKSPMVDMGFDVSDFKSIDPVFGTMADFESLRDKLHSFGIKLILDFVPNHSSDEHNWFIKSVQRIEPYTDYYVWQDPKAWINETTPVPPSNWVQ